From one Flavobacteriales bacterium genomic stretch:
- a CDS encoding GDP-L-fucose synthase codes for MNQTDKIYIAGHRGMVGSAIVRRLQKDGFTNIVTRTSKELDLKEQQAVRDFFAQEKPDLVVLAAAKVGGIHANNVYRAQFLYENLMIESNIIHSAYENGVKKLLFLGSSCIYPKLAPQPLKEESLLTGLLEQTNEPYAIAKIAGIKLAESYRRQYGCNFISAMPTNLYGPNDNYDLNNSHVLPALIRKFHTAKVSGAPSVEVWGTGSPMREFLHVDDLADACFFLLQSYDEEMFVNIGTGVDLTIKELAEMIKDIVGYTGELKWNTEKPDGTPRKLMDVSRLHNLGWKHRIGLREGITAVYAEFAKSELAKA; via the coding sequence ATGAACCAGACCGACAAGATCTACATCGCAGGCCACCGCGGCATGGTGGGCTCCGCCATCGTGCGCCGTTTGCAGAAGGATGGCTTCACCAACATCGTCACGCGCACCAGCAAGGAGCTCGATCTGAAGGAGCAGCAAGCCGTGCGCGACTTCTTCGCTCAGGAGAAGCCCGACCTCGTCGTGCTCGCTGCGGCCAAAGTGGGCGGCATCCATGCCAACAACGTCTATCGCGCGCAGTTCCTGTACGAGAACCTGATGATCGAGAGCAACATCATCCATTCAGCCTACGAGAACGGCGTGAAGAAGCTGCTCTTCCTGGGCTCCTCGTGCATCTACCCGAAGCTGGCGCCACAGCCGCTGAAGGAGGAGAGCCTGCTCACCGGCCTGCTCGAGCAGACCAACGAGCCCTACGCCATCGCCAAGATCGCGGGCATCAAGCTGGCCGAGAGCTACCGCCGCCAGTACGGCTGCAACTTCATCAGCGCCATGCCCACCAACCTCTATGGGCCCAACGACAACTACGACCTCAACAACAGCCATGTGCTGCCCGCACTCATCCGCAAGTTCCACACGGCCAAGGTGAGCGGCGCGCCCAGCGTTGAGGTCTGGGGCACCGGATCGCCCATGCGTGAATTCCTTCACGTGGACGACCTCGCCGATGCCTGCTTCTTCCTCTTGCAGAGCTACGACGAGGAGATGTTCGTGAACATCGGCACCGGTGTCGACCTTACGATCAAGGAACTCGCGGAAATGATCAAGGACATCGTGGGCTACACCGGCGAACTGAAATGGAACACCGAGAAACCCGACGGCACGCCGCGTAAGCTCATGGACGTATCCCGCCTGCACAACCTGGGCTGGAAGCACCGCATCGGGCTGCGCGAAGGCATCACGGCGGTGTACGCGGAGTTCGCGAAGAGCGAGTTGGCGAAGGCCTGA
- the cysQ gene encoding 3'(2'),5'-bisphosphate nucleotidase CysQ, which yields MQHELFPLVDAAIKAAFTAGREILDVYGTAFSTEQKADKSPLTEADKRAHGAIVSALSVTGIPVLSEEGKESALAERQAWERYWLVDPLDGTKEFIKRNGEFTVNIALMQRDGLPAGALGSARPIAGVLLVPVKDILYFAWQGGGAYRQSAATHAHGGAYERALSAERLPVQHDRSAFTIVASRSHPSPETEAYIARMEQEHGSVALTSMGSALKICLVAEGAADAYPRYAPTMEWDTAAGHAIVNEAGKQLIDITTGAPMRYNKASLVNNWFIVN from the coding sequence ATGCAGCATGAGTTGTTCCCGTTGGTGGATGCCGCGATCAAAGCAGCCTTCACCGCAGGGCGGGAGATCCTGGATGTTTACGGCACCGCATTCTCCACCGAGCAGAAAGCAGACAAGAGCCCGCTGACCGAGGCGGACAAGCGCGCTCATGGTGCCATCGTTTCCGCTCTATCCGTGACCGGAATTCCGGTGCTCAGCGAAGAAGGGAAGGAATCGGCCCTGGCGGAGCGGCAAGCGTGGGAGCGCTATTGGCTGGTCGATCCGCTCGATGGCACCAAGGAGTTCATCAAGCGCAACGGCGAGTTCACCGTGAACATCGCGTTGATGCAACGAGATGGCCTTCCCGCTGGGGCGCTCGGATCAGCAAGGCCCATCGCCGGGGTGCTCCTCGTCCCCGTGAAAGACATCCTGTATTTCGCTTGGCAGGGCGGCGGGGCGTATCGCCAGTCGGCGGCAACCCACGCGCACGGTGGGGCGTATGAACGCGCCTTGTCCGCCGAACGCCTCCCCGTGCAGCACGACCGCAGCGCATTCACCATTGTGGCCAGCCGATCGCATCCGAGCCCGGAAACCGAGGCCTATATCGCGCGCATGGAGCAAGAACATGGATCAGTGGCCCTCACGAGCATGGGCAGCGCCCTGAAGATCTGCCTGGTGGCCGAGGGCGCCGCCGATGCCTACCCGCGCTACGCCCCCACCATGGAATGGGATACCGCCGCAGGCCATGCCATCGTGAACGAAGCGGGCAAGCAACTCATCGACATCACCACCGGCGCGCCCATGCGCTACAATAAAGCCTCGCTGGTGAACAACTGGTTCATCGTCAACTGA
- the gmd gene encoding GDP-mannose 4,6-dehydratase — translation MSKKNGSSKKNGKRKVALITGVTGQDGAYLSELLLNKGYEVHGVKRRSSLFNTDRIDHLYHDMHEKGRPFHLHYGDLTDSVNCLRLVQQIQPDEIYNLAAMSHVHVSFEMPEYTANADGIGTLRFLEAIRILGLEKKTKFYQASTSELYGGVRPHAQSEETPFHPRSPYGVAKLYGFWITKNYRESYGIFACNGILFNHESPLRGETFVTRKITRAAAKIKLGLQDTLYLGNLDAKRDWGHAKDYVEGMWLMLQAKKPDDYVLATGKTYTVRHFVDLAFGEVGIKLEWKGKGEKEKGYDRKSGKVLVAIDKRYYRPAEVDHLEGDPRKAMRELGWKHKYDLKALVKEMMASDLALFKRDVYLKKGGHKILHEQE, via the coding sequence ATGTCCAAGAAGAACGGATCATCGAAGAAGAACGGCAAGCGCAAAGTGGCGCTGATCACCGGCGTGACTGGCCAGGACGGCGCCTACCTGAGCGAGCTCCTGTTGAACAAGGGCTATGAGGTGCATGGCGTGAAGCGCCGCAGCTCGCTCTTCAACACGGACCGCATCGATCACCTGTACCACGACATGCACGAGAAGGGCCGTCCCTTCCACCTGCATTACGGCGACCTCACCGACAGCGTGAACTGCCTGCGCCTGGTGCAGCAGATCCAGCCCGATGAGATCTACAACCTCGCCGCGATGAGCCACGTGCACGTGAGCTTCGAGATGCCCGAATACACCGCCAACGCCGACGGCATCGGCACGCTGCGCTTCCTGGAGGCCATCCGCATCCTCGGCTTGGAGAAGAAGACCAAGTTCTACCAGGCCTCCACCTCGGAGCTCTACGGCGGTGTCCGGCCGCACGCGCAGAGCGAGGAGACGCCTTTCCACCCGCGCAGCCCGTACGGCGTGGCCAAGCTCTACGGCTTCTGGATCACCAAGAACTACCGCGAGAGCTATGGCATCTTCGCCTGCAACGGCATCCTCTTCAACCATGAGAGCCCCTTGCGCGGTGAGACCTTCGTGACGCGCAAGATCACGCGCGCTGCGGCCAAGATCAAGCTAGGCCTGCAGGACACCCTCTACCTGGGCAACCTCGACGCCAAGCGCGATTGGGGCCACGCCAAGGACTATGTGGAAGGCATGTGGCTGATGCTGCAAGCCAAGAAGCCCGATGACTATGTGCTGGCCACTGGTAAGACCTACACCGTGCGTCACTTCGTGGACTTGGCCTTCGGCGAAGTGGGCATCAAACTCGAGTGGAAAGGCAAGGGCGAGAAGGAGAAAGGCTACGACAGGAAGTCGGGCAAGGTGCTCGTGGCCATCGACAAGCGCTATTACCGTCCCGCCGAGGTGGACCACTTGGAAGGCGATCCCCGCAAGGCCATGCGCGAACTAGGCTGGAAGCACAAGTACGACCTGAAGGCCCTGGTGAAGGAGATGATGGCCAGCGACCTGGCCCTCTTCAAGCGCGACGTGTACTTGAAGAAGGGCGGACACAAGATCCTGCACGAGCAGGAATGA
- a CDS encoding T9SS type A sorting domain-containing protein, producing MPQNGQVYDVDGNYRQDVYFHSVGTYPTIYGMDKGRIAICVPKPDLPTHQEDSLFRIDFQFAGPAVNDPVPVFVEPTARRYNFYEEYTPAGVTGVTGAKRVVYENMYNNIDVHFYSNKWGPKMYVVIRPGGDPNNIRLNWFGHDSLRLDLNGYLDVWFKQQFIKLTQGLAYQQQGNDVIEIPWLANYIIDNGQLQTGFEFGAYDPTLPLILIVRPFNPDPGMLGGGGPQVPEWCTFVAGAHHDQMLDITHDPEGNIYVTGASRSASGLPITPGDFQFMNQGASDVVVGKFNEFYEIEDGAGWMTYIGGVTEDRGVALAYDEVNARVAVTGSTLSGTSPPNLALASNPNSYASMGSPPSAQFIAWLQESDGFLTYFTRTQGSITSDYEGDIAVDDVGNTYMVGHGDFIDPLSEGAANPPGAYVQWNNPGTPFPGQLWPKQGFAMRLDPQANLTWYTGLGGPRNEFVNGCAVDLTNGLLYVVGSTATPNDPNQSFNCSPLASQYEFPLCEYPDGYFQNKLNGTAVVSDPPQTPEDGFIMRFKLGDMGLDWCSYVGGAFQDGIWDVAVDSDGQAYVAGWSDTPQYATNTCSEPLDDGFPKCDASGFFEQVANDRRRFIARFDEDARLTWSTKIGDNTNFNNGGFEPISLAIDREDNVYFHHTSYRIAPTYTAPVPMLAAGGFYINYAHNDAMTTGRSDTYVVKFNSGTVHLYSTYFGGIGSDFARGITAPDDRVYVCGYTYSILNFPTNAPVIPDYQPYLNETPQAIVAQNRADGYIAQLRYDLTIGVEEAAASARSNGLTVYPNPASDAVTVLLPAGFTGSGELRLVDELGRIVEQTTLRQGNSVSIPTDRLATGLYSAVLIQGSQTWHTRMAIMR from the coding sequence TTGCCTCAGAACGGACAAGTCTATGATGTCGATGGCAACTACCGCCAAGATGTTTACTTCCACTCCGTAGGCACATACCCGACAATCTATGGCATGGACAAGGGCCGAATCGCCATCTGCGTCCCAAAGCCAGACCTGCCCACCCATCAGGAAGACAGTTTGTTCCGGATTGATTTTCAATTTGCTGGTCCTGCAGTGAACGACCCGGTACCGGTCTTCGTTGAGCCCACCGCGCGGCGATACAATTTCTACGAAGAGTACACACCAGCCGGGGTCACTGGCGTGACTGGCGCGAAGCGTGTGGTGTACGAGAACATGTACAACAACATCGACGTGCATTTCTACAGCAACAAGTGGGGGCCGAAGATGTATGTCGTGATCCGCCCGGGCGGGGATCCGAACAACATCCGGTTGAATTGGTTCGGGCACGACAGCTTGCGGCTCGATCTGAATGGCTACTTGGACGTTTGGTTCAAGCAGCAGTTCATCAAGCTGACACAAGGACTGGCCTATCAGCAACAGGGCAACGATGTGATCGAGATCCCTTGGCTGGCCAACTACATCATCGACAACGGACAATTGCAGACCGGGTTCGAGTTCGGCGCTTATGACCCCACCTTGCCGCTCATCCTCATCGTGCGGCCCTTCAACCCGGACCCCGGCATGCTGGGCGGCGGCGGGCCGCAAGTGCCCGAGTGGTGTACGTTCGTTGCCGGTGCGCACCACGATCAGATGCTCGACATCACCCACGACCCCGAGGGCAATATTTATGTGACCGGCGCTTCGAGGAGCGCGAGTGGATTGCCGATTACGCCAGGCGATTTTCAGTTCATGAACCAAGGCGCCAGTGACGTAGTCGTTGGCAAGTTCAACGAGTTCTATGAGATTGAGGATGGTGCCGGTTGGATGACCTACATCGGCGGGGTGACAGAGGACCGAGGCGTGGCCTTGGCTTATGATGAGGTGAACGCGCGTGTGGCGGTAACGGGTTCCACCCTATCGGGCACCTCACCACCGAACCTTGCTTTAGCGAGCAATCCGAATTCATACGCATCCATGGGTTCACCGCCATCGGCCCAGTTCATTGCGTGGTTACAAGAATCCGATGGGTTCTTGACCTACTTCACAAGAACCCAAGGAAGCATTACGTCGGATTACGAAGGCGACATCGCCGTGGATGATGTAGGCAATACTTACATGGTCGGTCACGGTGACTTCATCGACCCGCTTTCCGAGGGTGCAGCGAATCCGCCAGGCGCTTATGTGCAATGGAACAATCCGGGCACTCCATTCCCCGGACAGCTATGGCCCAAACAAGGCTTTGCCATGCGGCTCGATCCACAGGCCAACCTCACCTGGTACACGGGTTTGGGCGGGCCGCGCAACGAGTTCGTGAACGGCTGTGCGGTGGATCTGACGAATGGGCTCCTGTACGTTGTGGGGAGCACGGCCACGCCGAACGATCCCAATCAGAGTTTCAATTGCTCGCCGCTGGCCAGCCAGTACGAGTTTCCCTTGTGCGAGTACCCCGATGGCTATTTCCAGAACAAGCTGAATGGAACGGCGGTCGTGTCCGATCCGCCGCAAACCCCAGAGGACGGTTTCATCATGCGTTTCAAGCTGGGGGACATGGGCCTTGATTGGTGCAGCTATGTTGGCGGGGCATTTCAAGACGGGATCTGGGATGTTGCCGTTGACTCCGATGGACAGGCCTATGTGGCCGGTTGGAGCGATACCCCTCAGTATGCTACGAATACGTGCTCAGAACCCTTGGATGACGGTTTCCCGAAATGCGATGCCAGTGGGTTCTTTGAGCAAGTTGCGAACGATAGGCGCCGCTTCATCGCCCGCTTCGATGAGGACGCCAGGCTGACGTGGAGCACCAAGATCGGCGACAACACGAACTTCAATAACGGTGGCTTCGAGCCGATCTCCTTGGCCATCGACCGGGAGGACAATGTGTACTTCCACCACACGAGCTACCGCATCGCGCCAACCTATACGGCACCGGTGCCCATGCTTGCTGCCGGCGGCTTTTACATCAACTACGCGCACAACGATGCGATGACGACCGGAAGGAGCGATACCTACGTGGTCAAGTTCAATTCGGGCACGGTGCATCTCTATTCCACCTACTTCGGCGGCATCGGCAGCGATTTCGCACGGGGCATCACCGCACCGGACGATCGGGTCTATGTGTGCGGCTACACCTACTCGATCCTGAACTTCCCCACGAATGCGCCGGTGATCCCCGATTACCAGCCCTACCTGAATGAGACCCCGCAGGCCATTGTCGCTCAGAACCGCGCCGATGGCTACATCGCCCAACTGCGGTACGATTTGACTATTGGGGTCGAGGAAGCCGCAGCTTCAGCGCGGAGCAACGGGCTCACGGTCTATCCCAATCCCGCATCCGATGCGGTGACCGTGCTTCTGCCGGCCGGTTTCACCGGTTCGGGCGAGCTGCGCTTAGTGGATGAATTGGGGCGAATTGTTGAGCAGACCACCTTACGCCAAGGGAACAGCGTTTCCATCCCCACGGATAGGCTGGCCACCGGCCTCTACTCGGCTGTGTTAATCCAGGGCAGCCAGACTTGGCACACCCGCATGGCCATCATGCGCTAA
- a CDS encoding T9SS type A sorting domain-containing protein — translation MCSRFRRELLGLALCANACMALAQWQSLNGGVSWEVRAFAFNADSSRLLVGGGFTWVHQDSLRANQLAWWDGESWSIEGLANGSGDTVTTGSNWLPVVSLALREDTLFASYLANIWQYDFDLRVASMLVNGTWEPCGSPESTLFFMEANGRLFNGGLADTLYGQHQPMVNEWINGAWQPLPGYSFSNSAGVYDVGYWQGSYYFAGTFNAFGSRKIVAFDGVDQWTPLGGGVGGNFIGTLCGYGDSLYVGGYFLPGGSVQSKHAQIWDGQSWRPFFPQVEFVGVVRDMQVYDGALYISGIHTWVGDTTWYGLLRYDGRELCSIGGPMPSGDNSMMAFFQNNLYLGISPQFVQLPGEYIAYLPLEGLVSDRCAEIIASVPEQHAAGRLMLQPNPASDAVTVLIPEHFRGACTLQLLDELGRLVLTVTAYSQNSFLVPLNAVAAGHYTLVLRAGGEELRERLVVAR, via the coding sequence ATGTGCAGCAGGTTCAGGAGGGAGTTGCTGGGCTTGGCGCTGTGCGCCAACGCCTGCATGGCGCTGGCTCAATGGCAATCGTTGAATGGCGGGGTGAGCTGGGAGGTGCGCGCGTTCGCGTTCAACGCTGACAGCTCGCGCCTTCTGGTCGGTGGCGGTTTTACCTGGGTGCATCAGGACAGCCTGCGCGCGAATCAGCTGGCCTGGTGGGACGGTGAGTCTTGGAGCATCGAAGGCTTAGCCAATGGAAGTGGCGATACGGTGACCACCGGGTCGAATTGGCTGCCGGTGGTGTCGCTCGCGCTCAGAGAGGACACCTTGTTCGCCAGTTATTTGGCGAACATCTGGCAATATGATTTCGACCTGCGGGTCGCCTCGATGCTGGTGAACGGCACCTGGGAGCCCTGCGGCAGTCCGGAGAGCACCTTGTTCTTCATGGAGGCGAACGGCCGGCTCTTCAACGGCGGCTTGGCGGATACGCTGTATGGGCAGCACCAGCCCATGGTGAATGAGTGGATCAATGGTGCTTGGCAGCCGCTACCAGGTTATTCGTTCAGCAACTCAGCGGGCGTTTACGATGTGGGGTACTGGCAGGGGAGCTACTACTTCGCCGGTACTTTCAATGCGTTCGGCTCGCGCAAGATCGTGGCCTTCGATGGCGTGGATCAATGGACTCCCTTGGGCGGCGGCGTGGGGGGCAACTTCATCGGTACCCTTTGCGGCTATGGCGATTCGCTTTACGTGGGCGGTTACTTCCTGCCCGGCGGGAGCGTGCAGTCGAAGCATGCGCAGATCTGGGACGGCCAATCCTGGCGGCCCTTTTTCCCGCAGGTGGAGTTCGTGGGTGTGGTGCGCGACATGCAGGTGTATGACGGCGCATTGTACATCAGCGGCATCCACACCTGGGTGGGCGATACCACATGGTACGGCCTGCTGCGCTACGATGGGCGCGAGCTCTGCAGCATCGGTGGGCCGATGCCCTCGGGTGATAACAGCATGATGGCATTCTTCCAGAACAACCTGTACCTGGGCATCAGCCCTCAGTTCGTGCAGCTGCCGGGGGAGTACATCGCATACTTGCCGCTGGAGGGGCTGGTCTCGGATCGTTGCGCAGAGATCATCGCATCGGTGCCGGAGCAGCATGCGGCGGGGCGCTTAATGCTTCAGCCCAACCCGGCCAGCGATGCGGTCACGGTCCTCATCCCCGAGCACTTCCGTGGCGCGTGCACGTTGCAATTGCTGGATGAACTTGGGCGTTTGGTGCTCACGGTCACTGCATATAGCCAGAATTCCTTTCTGGTTCCGCTGAACGCAGTTGCTGCTGGGCACTACACATTGGTTCTACGCGCCGGAGGCGAAGAGCTCCGGGAGCGTTTGGTAGTAGCGCGCTGA